Below is a genomic region from Pantanalinema sp..
ACTGGATCCGGAAGGTCGACGGCAGCGGCGTCATCTCGACCTTCGCCGGCAGTTCGATGGGCATCTCGGGGGATGGGGGGCCGGCGATCGAGGCCCAGCTGAGGGCCCCCCGGAGCCTGGCCATCGACGTCGCGGACAACGTGTACATCCTGGATGGTGGGAACCGCCGGGTTCGCATGGTGGATCGCCTGGGGGTGATCACCACCGTCGTCGGGGGCGGGGCGGGCGGAGACGGCGGGCTGGCCACCGCGGCACAGCTGCTGATAGCGATTCCCGCCACGCAGCCGGCTGGGCTCGCGATCGACCCCACGGGCCGGGTGCTCTACGTGGCCGAAACCCAGGGGCCCAGGATCCGCAAGATCCAGTGACCCGGAGGGGGGCGTCGCCGACGCCCCCCTCTTCGCACGGGTCACAGGAAGATCGAGCTCTGGTGCGGGATGTGCCCGCTGCGGCTGGCCGCGTGCGGCCGGCTCTCGGCCATGCTCGCCTGGGTGACCTTGACCAGCTCGATAGTCTGCTGGTGCAGGTCCTCCAGCGAGCGCGAGTTGCAGTAGCTGAGGCCCGAGCGGATGCCGCCCTCGAGCTCGTGGACCAGGGGCGCGACCGAGCCCTTGTAGGGGGTCAGGGTCGAGATGCCCTCGGGGGTGCGATCGC
It encodes:
- a CDS encoding IMP dehydrogenase; this translates as IADGGIRNSGDIVKALVAGADSVMIGSLFAGTDEAPGEVITENGQSYKMYRGMASAGAQAKVGSDRTPEGISTLTPYKGSVAPLVHELEGGIRSGLSYCNSRSLEDLHQQTIELVKVTQASMAESRPHAASRSGHIPHQSSIFL